From Polynucleobacter difficilis, a single genomic window includes:
- the secF gene encoding protein translocase subunit SecF, which translates to MEFFRIRKDIPFMRHALILNAFSFVSFLAAVFFLWQNGLHLSIEFTGGTVMEVSYQQTAPLDSIRKKVEKLGYTDTQIQNFGSSRDIIIRLPLQKDAEGKNISSADQSLVVMKALVEDGTEAKLQRVEFVGPQVGKELAIDGLKALTFVVIGIMIYLSFRFEWKFAIAGIIANLHDVVIILGFFAFFQWEFSLSVLAAVLAVLGYSVNESVVIFDRIRENFRKYRKMTTPEVIDNAITSTISRTVITHGSTQMMVLAMLLFGGPTLFYFALALTIGILFGIYSSVFVAAAIAMWLGIKREDLIKNDKKPDDPTRKDDPNYGATV; encoded by the coding sequence ATGGAATTTTTCCGCATCCGCAAAGACATCCCCTTCATGCGCCATGCATTGATTCTCAATGCATTCTCATTTGTCTCTTTCTTAGCTGCAGTCTTTTTCCTCTGGCAAAACGGCTTACATCTCTCGATCGAATTCACCGGTGGTACGGTCATGGAGGTGAGCTATCAACAAACCGCGCCGCTCGATTCGATTCGTAAAAAGGTAGAGAAGCTTGGCTACACCGATACCCAGATCCAGAACTTTGGTAGTTCGCGAGACATCATTATTCGCCTTCCTTTGCAAAAGGATGCGGAGGGGAAAAACATTTCCTCTGCAGATCAAAGCTTGGTTGTGATGAAAGCGTTGGTCGAGGATGGCACAGAGGCCAAGTTGCAACGGGTTGAATTTGTGGGCCCTCAGGTCGGTAAAGAGTTAGCAATCGATGGCCTTAAGGCCCTTACCTTCGTGGTGATTGGCATCATGATTTACCTGTCGTTCCGCTTTGAGTGGAAATTTGCCATTGCCGGCATTATTGCTAACTTGCACGATGTGGTCATCATCCTCGGCTTTTTTGCCTTCTTCCAATGGGAGTTCTCACTCTCGGTTCTTGCCGCAGTTCTGGCTGTCTTAGGCTATTCGGTAAACGAGTCGGTGGTTATTTTTGACCGGATCCGTGAGAACTTCCGCAAGTACCGAAAGATGACCACCCCTGAGGTAATTGATAACGCGATTACCAGCACCATTAGCCGTACCGTCATCACGCACGGCAGTACGCAAATGATGGTGCTCGCGATGCTGTTGTTCGGCGGACCTACCCTCTTTTACTTTGCGCTAGCTCTCACCATCGGCATTTTGTTTGGTATTTACTCGTCAGTATTCGTGGCGGCTGCGATTGCGATGTGGCTTGGAATTAAGCGTGAAGACTTAATCAAGAACGATAAAAAGCCAGACGATCCAACGCGCAAAGACGATCCCAACTACGGCGCTACGGTTTAA
- the queA gene encoding tRNA preQ1(34) S-adenosylmethionine ribosyltransferase-isomerase QueA, with translation MQLSDFNYDLPPELIAQHPLANRSDSRLLEVAANGLHDRTFVDISQIAKPSDLFIFNDTKVIPARLYGQKETGGQVELLIERITGENRAWVQIRASKTPKVGSRIHIQNKLGEQIDVEILERKDRFYEIAFQKSVLELLDRFGELPLPHYIEHQADRDDAERYQTVLASNPGAVAAPTAGLHFDDLVLGQLAKNGVERATITLHVGAGTFTPVHSEDLSQHQMHYEWYSIPEKTIEAIEQTKQKGGRVIAVGTTSLRTLESYALNQALTGDTNLFITPGFQFKVVDALVTNFHLPKSTLLMLVSAFAGMDTIREAYRHAITERYRFFSYGDAMYLNRSA, from the coding sequence ATGCAACTCTCCGACTTCAATTACGACCTTCCGCCCGAGCTAATTGCTCAGCACCCCCTCGCCAATCGCTCCGACAGCCGCTTGTTGGAGGTGGCCGCCAACGGCTTGCATGACCGTACATTTGTCGATATCAGCCAAATTGCCAAGCCTAGCGATTTATTCATCTTCAATGATACGAAGGTAATCCCAGCAAGGCTATATGGTCAGAAAGAAACCGGGGGGCAAGTTGAGCTCTTGATTGAGCGCATCACTGGTGAAAATCGAGCCTGGGTGCAAATTAGAGCCTCAAAGACGCCCAAAGTCGGTAGCCGAATACACATTCAGAATAAGCTCGGCGAACAAATCGATGTCGAGATCCTAGAGCGTAAGGATCGCTTTTATGAAATCGCTTTTCAGAAAAGCGTATTGGAATTGCTTGATCGCTTTGGTGAACTACCCCTACCGCACTACATTGAGCACCAAGCGGATCGCGACGATGCCGAGCGCTACCAAACTGTTTTGGCAAGTAACCCCGGCGCAGTAGCAGCGCCTACTGCAGGCCTGCACTTTGATGATTTGGTTTTGGGGCAGCTGGCTAAGAATGGAGTGGAACGAGCGACCATTACCTTACACGTTGGCGCAGGCACCTTCACTCCCGTTCACTCCGAAGATTTAAGTCAGCACCAAATGCATTATGAGTGGTACAGCATCCCTGAAAAAACCATTGAAGCGATTGAACAAACCAAACAAAAGGGCGGACGCGTGATTGCCGTTGGCACCACCAGTTTGCGCACACTGGAGAGCTATGCCCTGAATCAAGCGCTAACGGGGGATACCAATTTATTTATCACTCCGGGCTTTCAATTTAAAGTGGTCGATGCCTTGGTTACCAACTTCCACCTACCCAAGTCCACTTTGCTGATGTTAGTTAGCGCCTTTGCCGGTATGGATACTATTCGGGAGGCCTATCGGCACGCGATTACGGAGCGCTATCGCTTTTTCAGTTATGGTGATGCCATGTACCTGAATCGTTCCGCTTAA
- the yajC gene encoding preprotein translocase subunit YajC, whose translation MWISNAFAQTGAGSDSGGLMGFLPILLMFVVLYFIMIRPQMKRQKETRLMLEALAVGDEVITIGGILGKVNAIRDQNVIVEIAAGTEVIMQKGAVTMVLPKGTLKAA comes from the coding sequence ATGTGGATTAGTAATGCATTTGCTCAAACTGGTGCTGGCTCAGATAGCGGCGGCCTAATGGGTTTCTTGCCCATCCTGTTGATGTTTGTGGTGCTGTACTTCATCATGATTCGCCCACAAATGAAGCGTCAAAAAGAAACGCGCCTCATGCTCGAAGCATTGGCAGTTGGCGATGAAGTCATTACCATCGGCGGAATTCTTGGCAAAGTCAATGCAATACGAGATCAAAACGTGATCGTTGAAATTGCAGCGGGCACCGAAGTGATCATGCAAAAGGGGGCGGTCACCATGGTTTTGCCTAAAGGCACCCTCAAAGCTGCTTAA
- the ubiA gene encoding 4-hydroxybenzoate octaprenyltransferase, whose amino-acid sequence MLQRLHAYARLIRLDKPIGTLLLLWPTYWALWLSNEGMPPFDLLIIFTLGTFLMRSAGCAMNDYADRDFDRHVERTKNRPITSGQISGKEAVLIAAILALLSFGLIWPLNLLTKQLSVFAIVIAVVYPFTKRFFAMPQAVLGVAFGFGIPMAYAASLNQVPLEAWILFAGNLFWTIAYDTAYAMVDRDDDLRLGLCTSAITFGRFEVIAIAVCYGLLLISLLCVAYLAQLNDLFWFGWVGALICAIYHVSLVRTRQRDACFRAFRQNNWLGAFLFLGIVLGLLG is encoded by the coding sequence ATTTTGCAGCGCCTGCATGCATACGCCCGCTTAATTCGGCTCGACAAGCCGATTGGTACGCTGCTGTTACTGTGGCCCACTTATTGGGCTTTGTGGCTATCCAATGAGGGAATGCCGCCCTTCGATTTATTGATTATTTTTACGCTCGGCACTTTTTTGATGCGCAGCGCAGGTTGTGCCATGAATGACTATGCTGATCGGGATTTTGATCGCCATGTCGAGCGCACTAAAAATCGCCCCATCACCAGCGGTCAAATCAGCGGTAAGGAAGCGGTGTTGATTGCTGCCATCCTTGCCCTCTTGTCCTTTGGGCTCATTTGGCCACTGAATTTACTCACAAAACAGTTGTCAGTTTTTGCAATTGTGATCGCAGTTGTATATCCGTTTACCAAGCGCTTCTTTGCGATGCCGCAAGCCGTATTGGGTGTGGCTTTTGGATTTGGAATTCCGATGGCCTATGCCGCAAGCCTGAATCAAGTGCCACTCGAGGCATGGATTTTATTTGCCGGCAATCTTTTCTGGACGATCGCCTACGATACGGCGTATGCCATGGTGGATCGTGACGACGATCTGCGATTAGGCCTATGTACTTCCGCCATTACCTTTGGGCGTTTTGAGGTGATTGCTATTGCAGTTTGTTATGGATTGCTATTGATCAGTCTTTTGTGCGTTGCCTACCTGGCTCAACTCAATGACTTGTTCTGGTTTGGCTGGGTTGGGGCGCTCATCTGCGCGATTTACCATGTATCGCTGGTGCGAACCCGGCAACGGGATGCTTGCTTTAGGGCATTTCGCCAAAACAATTGGCTAGGCGCCTTTTTATTTTTAGGGATCGTACTGGGATTATTGGGCTAG
- a CDS encoding 3-deoxy-D-manno-octulosonic acid transferase, translated as MPQSTVNRPWLWFACYQLGWHLLLPVVLLRLWWRGRKDPGYRQAIAERFGFSQGIQPGAIWVHAVSVGETRAAQPLIEAYLQEGKSIVLTCMTPNGRRTGAAIFADAIAQGRLQQVYLPYDLCWSVERFLKAAKPTLGLFMETEAWPTIVFRAAEINLPVYLINARLSERSARRVARFGNAGRSLFQAFAGILAQTELDAGRYRALGVKHCEVVGNLKFDVVLDPVLVKQGLAWHAHLEKNHRLMVCAASTREGEEAIILEAWQAVLQMHAEESVSASGSASTAQPLLCIVPRHPERFTEVAELFRAYGLMVLRRSEINLDAVDLQNTIDLKTAVVLGDSMGEMPLYYSASDLVVMGGSLLPFGGQNLIEACAAGCPVLLGEHTFNFQQASQDAIDYGAAMRVGNNGSLATTLAGTIIRILQDQQQRKAMREAALRYAAHYQGATTRIMAALKGRTT; from the coding sequence TTGCCGCAGTCAACGGTCAATCGCCCTTGGCTCTGGTTTGCCTGCTATCAACTGGGGTGGCATCTTCTCTTGCCAGTCGTACTACTGCGGCTGTGGTGGCGAGGCCGTAAGGACCCAGGCTACCGCCAAGCGATTGCGGAGCGTTTCGGTTTTAGCCAAGGCATTCAGCCTGGAGCTATTTGGGTACATGCCGTATCGGTAGGCGAAACCAGAGCAGCGCAGCCTCTCATTGAAGCCTATTTACAAGAGGGTAAATCCATTGTGCTGACGTGCATGACGCCCAATGGGCGGCGCACTGGTGCAGCCATTTTTGCTGATGCCATAGCGCAGGGCCGTTTGCAGCAAGTGTATTTGCCTTATGACCTCTGCTGGTCGGTAGAGCGGTTTTTAAAAGCAGCGAAGCCCACGCTGGGTTTATTTATGGAAACCGAAGCATGGCCAACGATTGTGTTTCGCGCTGCCGAAATAAATTTACCGGTCTATTTAATCAATGCCCGCTTATCTGAGCGCAGTGCGCGCCGCGTTGCTCGCTTTGGCAATGCAGGCCGTTCTTTGTTTCAGGCATTCGCCGGTATTTTGGCGCAGACCGAACTCGATGCAGGGCGTTATCGGGCGCTTGGCGTGAAGCATTGTGAGGTCGTCGGTAATCTAAAGTTTGATGTGGTGCTAGACCCCGTATTGGTTAAGCAGGGCCTCGCATGGCACGCGCATCTAGAAAAAAACCATCGCCTCATGGTTTGCGCTGCCAGCACCCGCGAAGGCGAAGAAGCAATCATTCTGGAGGCATGGCAAGCTGTACTTCAAATGCATGCTGAAGAATCAGTATCGGCATCAGGATCGGCATCAACGGCACAGCCCTTGCTGTGCATCGTGCCACGCCACCCCGAGCGCTTTACTGAAGTGGCTGAGCTCTTTCGTGCTTACGGGCTGATGGTATTGCGCCGCTCTGAAATTAATTTAGACGCCGTGGATTTGCAAAATACGATTGATCTGAAAACGGCAGTGGTGCTCGGCGATTCAATGGGCGAGATGCCTTTGTATTACAGCGCATCCGATCTCGTGGTGATGGGCGGAAGTTTGCTGCCATTCGGTGGCCAAAACCTGATTGAAGCGTGTGCTGCGGGCTGCCCTGTACTGCTTGGGGAGCATACCTTTAACTTTCAGCAGGCAAGCCAAGATGCAATTGATTATGGTGCAGCTATGCGGGTTGGGAACAATGGATCATTGGCAACGACATTGGCCGGCACGATAATTCGAATTTTGCAAGATCAGCAGCAGCGCAAAGCAATGCGGGAGGCGGCTCTGCGGTATGCCGCACATTATCAGGGCGCGACCACCAGAATCATGGCCGCACTCAAAGGACGAACTACTTAA
- the secD gene encoding protein translocase subunit SecD, translating to MNRYPLWKYLVIGVALLIGALYSLPNIFGEAPAVQVSAAKPTVKVELATQARVEKILADASIPSTGMFFERTGNVGSVKVRFDSTDIQLRAKDLLQQKLNSDPNDPSFTVALNLLSNTPHWLSSINAMPMPLGLDLRGGVYFLLQVDMQGAVQKKVLAIAGDIRSQLREKNIRHQGIERGNESVTIQFGSAEEAEKAKALLTASQTDLIWQLSAQASGARLLGQFKPASLKEVQDNAVKQNITTLNKRVNELAVKEPVIQQQGADRIIVQLPGVQDTARAKDIIGRTATLESRLADPLVSTIAVGDPVPPGMDVFRFGEGRLGVFKKSIIFSGERITDASAGFDQNQRPSVNISLDAAGGRVMQEVTRENIGKPMGMILFEKGKGEVLTIATIQSEFGSKFQITGQPTTESANDLALLLRAGSLAAPMEIIEERTIGPSLGAENIEKGFTSLIFGFIAIAVFMIAYYMLFGFFSVTALAVNIVLLISLLSMLQATLSLPGIAAMALALGMAIDSNVLINERIREELRNGVAPSTAIAIGFDKAWATILDSNITTLIAGLALLAFGSGPIKGFAVVHCLGILTSMFSAVFFSRGIVNLWYGRKKKLQKISIGQVWVAKEK from the coding sequence ATGAACCGTTACCCACTCTGGAAGTACCTTGTAATTGGTGTTGCGCTCCTCATTGGCGCGCTCTACTCCTTACCGAATATTTTTGGAGAGGCTCCAGCGGTTCAGGTCTCGGCCGCCAAGCCAACCGTCAAGGTTGAGCTAGCAACGCAAGCGCGTGTTGAAAAAATATTAGCCGATGCCTCGATTCCAAGTACCGGAATGTTTTTTGAGCGCACCGGCAACGTCGGGTCAGTGAAGGTTCGCTTTGATAGCACCGACATTCAGTTGCGCGCCAAGGATTTGTTGCAACAAAAACTAAATTCCGATCCAAATGATCCCAGCTTTACAGTTGCTTTAAATCTACTCTCCAACACACCCCATTGGCTCAGCTCGATTAATGCGATGCCAATGCCCCTGGGTCTTGATCTGCGCGGTGGCGTGTACTTCCTGCTGCAAGTGGACATGCAAGGCGCGGTACAGAAAAAAGTGCTGGCCATTGCGGGTGATATTCGCAGTCAATTGCGTGAAAAGAACATTCGCCACCAAGGCATTGAACGCGGCAATGAATCCGTCACCATTCAGTTTGGTAGCGCCGAGGAAGCAGAAAAAGCTAAGGCACTGCTCACCGCCTCACAAACCGACCTGATTTGGCAACTGAGTGCGCAAGCCAGTGGTGCTCGTCTCCTTGGCCAGTTCAAGCCAGCCTCGCTTAAAGAAGTACAAGACAACGCGGTAAAGCAAAACATTACCACCCTCAATAAGCGCGTGAATGAACTGGCCGTAAAAGAGCCAGTCATTCAGCAACAAGGTGCTGATCGCATCATCGTGCAATTGCCGGGCGTACAAGACACTGCTCGCGCCAAAGATATCATTGGCCGCACTGCTACCCTCGAATCCCGCCTCGCTGACCCGCTGGTATCCACCATTGCGGTTGGTGATCCCGTTCCTCCTGGCATGGACGTATTCCGTTTTGGCGAAGGCCGACTGGGCGTATTTAAGAAGTCGATTATTTTTAGTGGTGAGCGCATTACCGATGCGAGCGCAGGCTTTGATCAAAATCAACGCCCCTCGGTCAATATTTCTCTGGATGCGGCCGGTGGTAGGGTAATGCAGGAAGTCACCCGTGAAAATATTGGCAAACCCATGGGCATGATTTTGTTTGAAAAAGGTAAAGGCGAAGTACTTACCATTGCCACCATTCAAAGTGAGTTTGGTTCCAAGTTTCAGATTACGGGCCAGCCTACCACCGAGAGTGCCAACGACCTTGCCCTGCTATTGCGCGCAGGCTCACTGGCAGCCCCAATGGAAATCATTGAAGAGCGCACCATTGGCCCAAGCCTAGGCGCTGAGAACATTGAAAAAGGCTTTACTTCGCTGATCTTTGGCTTTATTGCAATCGCTGTCTTCATGATTGCTTACTACATGCTATTTGGCTTTTTCTCGGTCACTGCCCTGGCAGTCAACATTGTGCTGCTGATTTCGCTTCTATCGATGCTGCAGGCGACCTTAAGCCTACCTGGTATTGCAGCGATGGCCTTGGCACTGGGTATGGCAATTGACTCAAACGTGCTGATCAACGAGCGTATTCGGGAAGAGTTACGCAATGGCGTTGCCCCCAGCACTGCGATTGCAATTGGCTTTGATAAGGCCTGGGCAACTATTTTGGACTCCAATATCACCACCTTGATTGCTGGCTTGGCATTGTTAGCTTTCGGCTCCGGCCCCATCAAGGGGTTTGCGGTGGTCCATTGCTTGGGTATTTTGACCTCGATGTTCTCGGCAGTCTTTTTCTCGCGCGGCATTGTCAATCTTTGGTACGGCAGAAAAAAGAAGTTACAGAAAATTTCAATTGGCCAGGTTTGGGTCGCGAAGGAGAAATAA
- the tgt gene encoding tRNA guanosine(34) transglycosylase Tgt: MTSPIQFELIKRDSQSLARLGRLDLPHGSVQTPIFMPVGTYGTVKAMTPRDLEEAKAQIILGNTFHLWLRPGLDVIAKHGGLHRFMAWDKPILTDSGGFQVFSLGALRKISEDGVTFASPINGDKLFMSPEVSMEIQAVLNSDIAMQFDECTPYETHGQATTEKAARQSLELSLRWGARSLKRFRELETGNGLFGIVQGGMFESLREASLAEVSQQGFDGIAIGGLSVGEPKPEFERILAFTAPKLPEKAPHYLMGVGTPEDLMLGVSNGIDMFDCVMPTRNARNGWLFTRFGDLKLRNSGYKDDDRPVDPTCSCYTCQRFTRSYLNHLQKANEILGAQLNTIHNLSYYIGLMTEIREALAKDRFSAYREQFYADRQRGVEPGQD, encoded by the coding sequence ATGACTTCACCCATTCAATTTGAGTTAATCAAGCGCGATTCGCAAAGCTTGGCACGACTCGGCAGGCTTGATCTGCCCCACGGCAGTGTGCAAACACCCATCTTTATGCCGGTCGGGACCTACGGTACGGTCAAGGCCATGACCCCGCGCGATCTTGAGGAAGCCAAAGCGCAAATTATTTTGGGCAACACCTTTCATTTATGGCTGCGGCCTGGACTGGATGTCATTGCGAAACACGGTGGACTGCATCGCTTTATGGCGTGGGATAAACCCATCTTGACTGATTCGGGTGGCTTTCAGGTATTTAGCCTGGGCGCACTGCGCAAGATTTCAGAAGATGGCGTGACCTTTGCCTCACCCATTAATGGCGATAAATTGTTCATGTCTCCCGAAGTCTCGATGGAGATCCAAGCAGTGCTCAATAGTGACATTGCCATGCAATTCGATGAGTGCACTCCCTATGAGACGCATGGTCAAGCCACCACTGAAAAAGCAGCGCGGCAATCCCTTGAGCTATCGCTCCGCTGGGGCGCCCGTTCACTCAAGCGCTTTCGGGAGCTTGAAACGGGTAATGGGCTCTTTGGCATTGTGCAGGGCGGGATGTTTGAATCCTTGCGTGAAGCCTCCTTAGCCGAAGTAAGTCAGCAGGGATTTGATGGCATTGCGATTGGCGGCCTCTCGGTAGGAGAGCCTAAGCCTGAGTTTGAACGAATTTTGGCGTTTACTGCCCCCAAGCTTCCAGAAAAAGCCCCTCACTATTTGATGGGTGTTGGCACCCCTGAAGATCTGATGCTCGGGGTTAGCAATGGCATCGACATGTTCGATTGCGTGATGCCCACCCGAAATGCCCGCAATGGCTGGCTATTTACCCGCTTTGGCGATTTGAAGCTGCGCAACAGTGGCTATAAAGACGATGATCGCCCAGTAGACCCGACCTGCTCCTGCTATACCTGCCAGCGCTTTACCCGGTCTTATCTCAATCACCTGCAAAAAGCCAATGAAATTCTGGGGGCGCAGCTCAATACGATCCACAATTTGTCCTACTACATAGGGCTAATGACTGAAATCCGGGAAGCCCTGGCAAAGGACCGCTTTAGCGCCTACCGCGAGCAGTTTTATGCCGATCGGCAACGCGGCGTCGAGCCAGGCCAGGATTAG
- the recG gene encoding ATP-dependent DNA helicase RecG translates to MTKPRPPNALEKMGLNSPIALALHLPSRYEDETALYTIEDALIKGSFSAVQTQGRVIRSQVLFRPRRQLVITIEDDTALLQLRFLNFYPSQQKQMAVGAHVRVRGEVRDGYSGPEMVHPTVKAVAPDAPLPASLTPVYPASEGVTQTVIRKAVQQALRSADIKQFLAELIPAPVTADLLPQGEWMPLHDAIHYLHNPPADADTAALMERTHPAWRRVQFEELLAQQLSLKQAHALRRQRNAPRLHGDPPTQGQQSIEQGLLAALPFELTGAQKRVWAQIESDLSRAFPMNRLLQGDVGSGKTIVAALAAARAIDHGYQAAVMAPTEILAEQHFIKMQEWFGPLGVEIVWLSGSLKAKEKKAAHAAIESGAAQLIIGTHALIQESVSFAKLGLAVIDEQHRFGVRQRLEISQRIGSELFYCHQLMMSATPIPRTLAMTYYADLDVAVVDELPPGRKPITTKVVKHSRRDEVINGLQDWLSKGLQAYWVCPLIEESDALQLQTAVESYAQLEQHLPQFKIGLVHGRLKAEEKAAVMAAFKANQIQLLVATTVIEVGVDVPNAALMVIEHAERFGYAQIHQLRGRVGRGTADSVCILMYAEPLSAAAKERLQTLREVSDGFVIAERDLSLRGPGELLGAKQSGDTMLRFVDLQRDAWLIDLAQQAAERLLANHPAVVDQQLERWLGSRADFLKA, encoded by the coding sequence ATGACGAAACCCCGACCACCAAATGCACTCGAAAAAATGGGCTTAAATAGTCCCATTGCGCTCGCATTGCACCTTCCAAGCCGCTACGAGGATGAGACTGCGCTTTACACCATCGAAGACGCATTAATTAAAGGGTCATTTAGCGCAGTACAAACCCAAGGGAGGGTGATACGTAGTCAGGTGCTGTTTCGGCCACGGCGGCAGTTGGTAATCACCATTGAGGATGACACCGCTCTGCTCCAGTTGCGCTTTCTCAATTTTTACCCAAGCCAGCAAAAGCAAATGGCGGTGGGCGCTCATGTGCGCGTTCGTGGAGAGGTGCGCGATGGGTATTCGGGACCTGAGATGGTTCACCCCACCGTCAAAGCAGTTGCGCCCGATGCGCCACTACCAGCGAGCCTGACCCCGGTCTACCCCGCCAGTGAGGGCGTGACCCAAACGGTGATTCGTAAGGCGGTGCAGCAGGCATTGCGATCGGCTGACATTAAGCAATTTCTAGCCGAGCTGATTCCCGCGCCGGTGACTGCTGATCTCTTGCCGCAGGGCGAATGGATGCCTTTGCATGATGCTATTCACTATCTACATAATCCGCCAGCAGATGCGGATACCGCTGCATTAATGGAGCGAACCCACCCAGCATGGCGACGGGTGCAGTTTGAAGAGTTATTGGCACAGCAGCTCTCGCTAAAGCAGGCTCATGCCCTGCGCCGTCAGCGTAATGCGCCGCGTCTGCACGGAGATCCACCAACTCAAGGGCAGCAATCGATTGAGCAAGGGCTATTGGCAGCACTGCCATTCGAATTAACGGGAGCGCAAAAGCGGGTGTGGGCACAAATTGAGTCGGACCTCAGCCGCGCATTTCCGATGAACCGCTTATTGCAAGGGGATGTGGGTAGCGGCAAGACCATAGTTGCCGCACTGGCTGCAGCGAGGGCGATCGACCATGGTTATCAGGCTGCGGTCATGGCCCCCACTGAAATTTTGGCCGAACAGCACTTCATCAAAATGCAAGAATGGTTTGGGCCGCTTGGGGTCGAGATCGTCTGGCTATCGGGTAGTTTAAAAGCCAAAGAAAAAAAAGCTGCGCATGCGGCGATTGAGAGTGGTGCTGCGCAGCTAATTATTGGTACCCACGCTTTGATTCAGGAAAGTGTTTCGTTTGCGAAGTTAGGCCTTGCGGTGATTGATGAGCAACACCGCTTTGGGGTCCGTCAACGCTTAGAGATATCGCAGCGCATCGGCTCTGAATTGTTCTACTGCCATCAGCTGATGATGTCCGCAACCCCAATCCCCCGCACTTTAGCAATGACCTACTATGCCGACCTGGATGTGGCTGTAGTGGATGAGCTGCCACCAGGACGCAAGCCCATTACGACCAAGGTGGTGAAGCACAGCCGGCGGGATGAAGTCATCAATGGCCTGCAGGACTGGTTGAGTAAAGGCTTGCAAGCCTACTGGGTTTGCCCCCTAATTGAAGAGTCGGATGCCTTGCAACTGCAAACCGCAGTGGAGAGTTATGCGCAGTTAGAGCAGCACCTGCCCCAATTTAAAATAGGTCTCGTCCATGGGCGATTAAAGGCGGAGGAGAAGGCTGCTGTGATGGCAGCATTCAAGGCCAATCAAATTCAATTGCTGGTGGCGACTACCGTGATTGAAGTGGGGGTAGATGTGCCCAATGCGGCCCTCATGGTGATTGAGCATGCGGAGCGATTTGGTTATGCCCAAATTCATCAATTGCGCGGCCGAGTAGGGCGCGGCACAGCCGACTCGGTCTGCATATTGATGTATGCAGAACCCCTTTCGGCCGCCGCTAAGGAGCGTCTACAAACCCTGCGTGAAGTATCCGATGGCTTTGTAATTGCCGAGCGGGATTTATCACTGCGCGGCCCGGGTGAACTCTTGGGCGCAAAGCAATCGGGCGATACCATGCTCCGTTTTGTAGACCTGCAACGCGATGCCTGGCTGATCGATTTAGCCCAGCAGGCAGCAGAGCGCCTTTTGGCCAATCACCCTGCGGTGGTGGATCAACAACTGGAACGGTGGCTCGGATCGCGCGCCGATTTTCTAAAAGCCTGA
- a CDS encoding LysR substrate-binding domain-containing protein, which translates to MTLTELRYIVAVARERHFGRAAEACHVSQPTLSVAIKKLEEELGAQIFERTSAEVAMTALGILIVEQAQRVLEEANALKHLAKHGQDPLSGPLRLGAIYTVAPYLLPSLVRVARESMPNAPLFLEENFTVRLLEMLRQGALDCAILADPFPMAGLEVAELYDEPFYVAVPKDHPWTERQLIGHDELKEQNTLLLGAGHCFRDHVIGVCPELNRFGPGPTIGEQRSFEGSSLETIRQMVAGGIGITVLPRTSIPDPKTREGLIRYIPFEEPMPTRRVSLVWRKSYPRAAAMVELAKTIRRCDLPGVRLV; encoded by the coding sequence ATGACATTAACTGAACTTCGCTACATTGTTGCGGTTGCCCGGGAGCGCCATTTTGGGCGCGCCGCCGAGGCTTGCCATGTTTCGCAGCCCACCTTATCGGTTGCCATTAAAAAACTTGAAGAGGAATTGGGCGCGCAGATTTTTGAGCGAACCAGTGCCGAGGTTGCAATGACGGCCTTGGGGATATTGATTGTGGAGCAAGCGCAGCGTGTTTTAGAAGAGGCCAATGCGTTGAAGCACCTGGCAAAGCATGGTCAAGATCCTTTGTCGGGTCCTTTGCGTCTGGGCGCAATTTATACGGTTGCCCCTTACTTGTTGCCGAGTTTAGTTAGGGTAGCGCGTGAGTCCATGCCCAATGCCCCCCTCTTTTTGGAAGAAAACTTTACGGTTCGTTTATTAGAGATGCTGCGTCAAGGCGCGCTCGACTGCGCTATTTTGGCCGACCCATTTCCGATGGCCGGCCTTGAGGTTGCCGAGTTGTACGACGAGCCGTTTTATGTGGCCGTACCAAAGGACCACCCGTGGACTGAGCGCCAATTAATTGGCCATGATGAATTAAAAGAACAAAATACCTTGCTCTTGGGCGCGGGACATTGCTTCCGGGATCATGTGATTGGCGTATGCCCAGAACTCAATCGCTTTGGGCCGGGCCCGACGATTGGTGAGCAGCGCAGTTTTGAGGGCTCCTCACTGGAAACGATTCGGCAAATGGTTGCAGGCGGTATTGGTATTACCGTTTTGCCACGTACGTCGATTCCAGATCCCAAAACACGCGAAGGTTTAATTCGCTATATCCCATTTGAAGAGCCCATGCCGACCCGTCGCGTGAGTTTAGTGTGGCGTAAAAGTTATCCGCGTGCAGCGGCGATGGTCGAGCTCGCTAAAACAATCCGGCGTTGTGATTTGCCTGGAGTGAGGCTGGTCTGA